GTCACCGTGGCGGACGCCGCGCAGTACACCCGTTTCCACGCCGCCACCTTCGGGGACTACTACAGCGGCCTCGTCACGCCCGCCCGGCGCGAGGAGTTCTTCCGCGCCGTCGGGGAAGCCGCCGCCCGGCGCCAGGAGGAGCGCGGCCGGGTCAGCGACATGCCCGTGCGACTCTGGCGGCTCACACCTCGCGCCTGACCGCGCGCCTCCGCCCCCTTGCCCGTCCCACCGCCCAGGAGCGTTCACCGATGTCAACTCCCCGCCCCAGCACGGAACTCGGAGCGTTCCTGCGTGCCCACCGCGAGCTGCTGAAGCCCGGCGACGTCGGACTGAGCGCCACGGCACGCAGGCGTACCCCCGGGCTGCGCCGCGAGGAGGTGGCCTCGCTCTCCGGCGTGGGGCTGGCCTGGTACACGTGGCTGGAGCAGGGCCGGGTGACCGCCTCCCGGCAGGTGCTGGAGGCGGTCGCCCGAGCCCTGCGCCTGGACCCGGCGGGCACCCGGCACGCGATGCGGCTCGCCGGATACCACGAGCCCGCCGGACCGGTCGGCGGGGACGGCCGCGGGCGGCTGACAGCCGCCGTCCAGCCGGTGCTCGACTCGTGGCCGGCGAGCCCGGCGGTGCTCCTGGACCAGTATTTCGATCTGCTGGCCTGGAACACGGCCTGGAGCGCCCTGTGGGGGGCGCCCGAGACGATCCCGGCCGAGCGCCGCAACCTGATGTGGCTGATGGCAGCCGACCAGCGGCTGCGCACCGTCATGCACGACTGGGAGCCGCTGGCGATGAACGTCTTCCAGCACTTCCGCGCTCAGGCCGGGCCCGCCCTCGCCGACGCGAGGACCAGCGAGGTCTACCGTCAGCTGGACGAGGACGCTCCGGAGTTGCGTCACTGGTGGGGCTGCCGCTCGGTCGCCGAGCTGACCGCCCGCACGGTGACGGTCGAGCCGAGGACCGGGCAGCGCATCCAGCTCGCGCTGTCCTCGTTCCACCCGGTCGACGACCCCTCGGCGCTCGTCCTGCTCTTCACCCCCGACTCGGCCGAGGACCGGGCGCGGATGGCGGCCCTGGCCGAGCCGGGGCCGCGCGCCGTCCCGACGCCGTCCTCCGCTACTCCTGACCGGCGGGCCGGCTGACCGCCGCCCGCGCGCCCCGGCCCACCAGCAGACCGCCGAGCGCCGCGAGCACGGCCAGTCCCGCGCCCACCGCCAGCACGCCGTCCGCCACATCGCCGAACGCGCCGACCGCCCAGGCGCCGAGGCCGGTGCCCGCGTACATGGTGGAGGTCAGCCACGCGCTGGACGTGGCCCGCAGCTCCGGCGCGGCCGTGCCCGCCAGCGTCTGCTGATCGGTCACGAAGCCACCGCTCGCGACGAACCACAGGGTGACCCCGGCCAGCGCCAGAACCAGGCCGGGACCCGTGGCCGCCACGGCGATGCCCGCCGCCAGCAGCAGGCCCCACAGGCCCAGCAGCGGCAGATCCGTGCGCCCCGCCGCGCGGAACCGGTCGCCGAGCCGCCCGCCGAGCAGCGACCCGGCCACGCTCCCGGCCCCGACCAGCACCCCGACGAGGCCCAGGGCCTCCACGGAGAGGTCGAAACGGTCGACCAGCAGCGCGCCGAGGAACGTGTACGCGCCCAGGTTGGCCGCGTTGAACGCCGTGTTGACCAGCAGCCCCTCGCGCAGCGCGGGCACCCGCCACGCGGCCAGCACGCCCCGGATCGCGCCCACCGGCACCCCCCGCCCTGCGGCGGGCCCGACCTGCCGCAGCAGCAGCGGCACGGCCGCGGCGGTGCCCAGGGTCAGC
Above is a window of Streptomyces sp. NBC_01803 DNA encoding:
- a CDS encoding helix-turn-helix domain-containing protein, encoding MSTPRPSTELGAFLRAHRELLKPGDVGLSATARRRTPGLRREEVASLSGVGLAWYTWLEQGRVTASRQVLEAVARALRLDPAGTRHAMRLAGYHEPAGPVGGDGRGRLTAAVQPVLDSWPASPAVLLDQYFDLLAWNTAWSALWGAPETIPAERRNLMWLMAADQRLRTVMHDWEPLAMNVFQHFRAQAGPALADARTSEVYRQLDEDAPELRHWWGCRSVAELTARTVTVEPRTGQRIQLALSSFHPVDDPSALVLLFTPDSAEDRARMAALAEPGPRAVPTPSSATPDRRAG
- a CDS encoding MFS transporter, yielding MSGVSPTESDPKSGVDPTADPAADPGADPGVEPASAGPVEGFDRLRYAGVFVLLFLFGTETFLISPLLPTISDDIGVSEAAAASSVTAYVLAYAVAAPFLGLLSDRFGRRRALLAGTALFAVSNAAAALSTSLALLVVSRALAGLAAAAAGPAIWAHISESTSDRVRGRALGLGMALFSCGQVVGVPLGGLLAGVAGWRSAFWALTLGTAAAVPLLLRQVGPAAGRGVPVGAIRGVLAAWRVPALREGLLVNTAFNAANLGAYTFLGALLVDRFDLSVEALGLVGVLVGAGSVAGSLLGGRLGDRFRAAGRTDLPLLGLWGLLLAAGIAVAATGPGLVLALAGVTLWFVASGGFVTDQQTLAGTAAPELRATSSAWLTSTMYAGTGLGAWAVGAFGDVADGVLAVGAGLAVLAALGGLLVGRGARAAVSRPAGQE